One Trichoderma atroviride chromosome 7, complete sequence DNA segment encodes these proteins:
- a CDS encoding uncharacterized protein (antiSMASH:Cluster_7.2), with the protein MAVLGQRKPWEPKSDIVVLRQVGESGRWTTASAAEEGSQRICIRNISGLGCTCAAHGALRTLPVSYGRGVPRWLA; encoded by the coding sequence atggcggtCCTGGGACAGAGAAAGCCGTGGGAGCCGAAGTCAGACATAGTCGTGCTGAGACAGGTCGGCGAGTCGGGGCGATGGACGACGGCctctgctgcagaagagggCTCTCAGCGAATATGTATCCGAAACATTTCTGGCCTCGGTTGCACCTGTGCGGCTCATGGAGCTCTACGCACGTTACCCGTGTCCTACGGCAGAGGCGTACCAAGATGGCTGGCATGA
- a CDS encoding Type I Iterative PKS (EggNog:ENOG41~TransMembrane:2 (o1755-1772i1779-1801o)~antiSMASH:Cluster_7.2~SMCOG1022:Beta-ketoacyl synthase): protein MDDIAIVGLALRFPGDATSPQRLWDVLERKESQWSEFPKDRFNIDGFYHPNSQRLGSISFRGAHFLKEDVSAFDAPVRMQQSSNTFSTGHILTDGNKFFSIPTEEANAVDPQQRMLLEISYEALENAGIRKEDIDGTNAAVYVGSFVKDYEYISLRDPNWTPRYAATGNGTAIMSNRISYSFNLHGPSMTVDTGCSSSLVAVHLAAQSLRTGEASLALAVGAGMILTPETMLPMTALSLLSPDGKCFTFDSRANGYGRGEGVGVVVMKRLSDAVRDNDTIHAVMRASSVNQDGRTKGITFPNGDAQLANIRAVYASAGLDLNQTGYIECHGTGTQAGDCQELQAISKTIASVRSADNPIIVGSVKTNIGHLEGAAGIAGLIKGILTLEHGRIPPNINFEKGNPNIDFEKWKVKVPLEMLDWPIPGIRRVSVNSFGFGGSNAHVIIDEAPGYLSEKRLKANHSSMDIASLGHYRGSDKERHEVRLYCYSASDKPGVSRVMDSHIPVLDSIQQDTEDYLLNYSYTLGCRRSSLEWKGYVVAASMAELVNKMRDFDATCATRSSLKKQPKLGFVFCGQGAQWAQMGKDLLSFNTYATSLREASCFLQIALGSRFDLFKEIFRGADSTHISDPEISQPATTALQIALVDLFRSFDVQPSYVFGHSSGEIAAAYASGAISRYDAWKIAYYRGLAAASLPVRAPKLIGGMMVVGMSTEEASAYLAKVNKSAQVACVNSPRSVTISGQADAIESIASDLRQKNIFTKVLNVKVAYHSSHMKLIEHDYADFLDDIVANKCFEGVKMISSVTGKQVTGSELNARYWADNMVSPVQYVAAVQSLMSVPADIRPDILIELSPAAALRSPTADILGTISGASNLSYHSALERKQNGRVTLLSLLGSLWSRGYPINMKNVVTKGYQQASLRCLSNLPSYSWNHSKKYWHEAELSLESRMREYPRMDLIGARVIDSITPFEPRWRGFLRISENPWIRDHQVQKTVIYPASGMIAMVLEGAKQLAQDTQNLLGYELVDMKIEKALTVPDTAYGLEVSLNIKDDPTSVVGNGEIGGKSFAIYSRPQGRPWDRHASGSLRFHYKVGNWQTAFQSYEERQSVMSDVCKESRIPRQLYEHLDSIGMNYGPLFQNIVEIRRNGNQCVARIKIPDTKSKMPCKFEYPHLIHPTTLDSMIHTLLAVQSLPMVPVFVKSLFVTANLGDAQSGECFTGYSTANVTGVRNAEATIFMKQTQKDQSYVVIEGLRFVALDTPSVDEGGFLSTNRNLCSEIFWNEDATFARPRSYVEQVSLLAHKYAGLSILQIGGGYHLSQATLKAISPGQDMVPQLLRYTIVGAEGDDAASQLLASVEDTPLQPFIEKISDISSIRNDYHLIVACDNTRLATDTLKAYLKDGGLLLTRDFVMEESHEMETCDTRRTFGGETIEHDTSNDESLIHHSGSEDEIIFKVYRSNKSPPLTRPVVILIPREMSLEVKSFTDSIKGLEEANELSFGVSITSFSKALEDPATLTGNVVISLLEFSGSPQFMLEACSGLLGGAQMSCRNPRGSPIIGLFRTLISEDSLKSLATFDLAEESKLGDAAVVKSVLRLLDVAFDSRSSSVQDTEFAESDGKIFIPRLTTVRPINRVIEDEILSSRFSQRPFALGPRLELTINNPSIGEDSLFFAESELQDLKPDEVEIAVKEMPLTFADLEIALGRAKESSIGVDVRGQITRVGSEVKGLSPGDNVVALAPDGAIQNFLRVKSQFVKCVDADIIPSFLISAYFALVHVGRIKRGRKVLIHAGASAIGLVAVDLAVAIGAEVFATTVGPDVERQREILERHGVPEDHVLEVNSGLFVTNLLGATDGNGVDCVFIPTMEAFDAQFDCVRRCGSIVRLANKSMAPTSSRMLPTSATVVNWDLRQFLEEDSAFVAELFDLATQFVKSVGFKPSLSTELKQPFDIGALTDGLLCLQQTPYTGFISLTMAENNSSTVSVLNKDATKSLQESLDPEGTYVLAGGLGGLGKSISELLVSNGARHLAFLSRSGASSGASKAFVENLGLKGVDARAYAVDICDGASLNNFVKKTLASEMPPIKGVFVCAAVLRDSVFDNMTFDDWNEAIKPKTHGSWNLYHSMSAAGHDPFYILLASSSGVIGNRGQANYAAGNSFQDSFARYLRQQGKHAVAIDLGPVLGAGMLAENEEILNTLRSNGFFGIQHEDFLTVVKHAITGEMAPGVPVPPQITVAVGTGGINAQINTPDPYWTRTALYSYLNLVDIPPPNLHDGNGGASRDMKSMLATAASIEEAAFIIRTGISVMLGKAMNMLPSEIDMNQSLNAYGVDSLVAVTFRNWILNNYGVQLSVFDILGEAPMVEMANTIAEKGGYGGVKTE from the exons ATGGATGACATTGCTATTGTTGGTCTTGCACTGCGATTCCCAGGCGATGCAACTTCCCCGCAAAGGCTGTGGGATGTGCTGGAGCGAAAGGAATCGCAGTGGTCGGAATTCCCTAAAGACCGTTTCAATATTGATGGCTTTTATCACCCAAACAGTCAGAGGTTGGGAAGT ATCTCATTCAGGGGAGCGCATTTCTTAAAAGAAGATGTCAGTGCATTTGATGCTCCGGTAAGAATGCAACAATCATCCAATACTTTTAGCACCGGTCACATACTCACGGATGGAAACAAGTTCTTCTCGATCCCAACGGAAGAAGCGAACGCAGTCGACCCCCAGCAGCGGATGCTCCTTGAGATTTCCTACGAAGCTCTCGAAAATG CTGGCATTCGAAAAGAAGATATTGATGGTACCAATGCTGCAGTGTACGTGGGGTCATTTGTCAAAG ACTACGAATACATCAGCCTCCGTGACCCGAATTGGACACCACGATATGCCGCAACAGGAAATGGAACTGCAATCATGTCAAATCGCATATCCTACTCCTTCAACTTACACGGCCCCAGTATGACTGTCGACACTGGCTGCAGCTCAAGTCTCGTTGCAGTTCATTTGGCTGCGCAGAGCCTTCGAACAGGAGAGGCGTCCCTA GCTCTGGCTGTTGGAGCAGGCATGATACTGACTCCTGAGACAATGCTTCCGATGACAGCGCTGAGCTTGCTAAGCCCAGACGGGAAATGTTTCACATTTGATTCTCGAGCAAATGGCTATGGCCGAGGCGAGGGCGTTGGAGTTGTAGTCATGAAGCGTCTGTCAGATGCCGTCCGTGACAACGACACCATCCATGCTGTCATGCGGGCCAGTTCTGTAAACCAAGACGGGCGCACCAAAG GTATTACTTTTCCCAACGGAGATGCTCAGCTTGCCAATATCCGTGCGGTCTATGCTTCAGCTGGCCTGGATTTGAATCAGACTGGCTACATCGAGTGCCACGGCACAGGAACGCAGGCAGGCGACTGTCAAGAACTCCAAGCCATCTCCAAAACTATTGCTTCTGTCCGCTCTGCTGACAATCCGATAATTGTCGGTTCGGTGAAGACGAATATCGGCCATCTTGAAGGCGCAGCCGGCATTGCGGGCTTGATCAAGGGAATATTGACTTTGGAACATGGCCGCATACCTCCAAACATCAATTTTGAAAAGGGAAATCCTAATATCGACTTTGAGAAGTGGAAAGTCAAG GTCCCGTTAGAAATGCTCGATTGGCCTATCCCTGGCATTCGTCGTGTAAGCGTCAAttcttttggctttggtggcTCCAATGCCCATGTCATCATAGATGAAGCTCCCGGCTATCTTTCGGAGAAAAGGCTAAAGGCAAACCACTCATCTATGGACATTGCATCCTTGGGGCACTATAGAGGTTCGGACAAGGAACGGCACGAAGTCCGACTGTATTGTTACTCAGCAAGTGACAAACCAGGTGTGTCTCGTGTCATGGATTCACACATCCCGGTTCTTGACTCGATCCAGCAAGACACTGAAGATTACTTGCTCAACTACTCATACACCCTCGGTTGTCGTCGATCAAGTCTTGAATGGAAGGGATACGTTGTGGCGGCATCTATGGCGGAACTTGTAAACAAGATGCGAGATTTTGATGCTACTTGTGCGACTCGTTCGTCGTTGAAGAAACAGCCTAAGCTAGGCTTTGTCTTTTGCGGCCAGGGTGCCCAGTGGGCACAGATGGGTAAAGATCTCTTGTCATTCAACACATACGCTACCAGTCTCCGGGAGGCCAGTTGCTTCTTACAGATTGCCCTCGGTTCCCGATTTGACCTTTTTAAAGAAATCTTTAGAGGGGCAGATAGCACACACATATCTGATCCTGAGATCTCACAGCCTGCAACAACAGCTCTTCAGATTGCTCTTGTTGATCTATTTCGGTCTTTTGACGTTCAGCCCAGTTATGTGTTTGGTCACTCTTCGGGCGAGATTGCCGCTGCCTATGCCTCTGGGGCTATTTCGAGATATGACGCATGGAAGATTGCCTATTACCGTGGACTTGCTGCGGCCAGCCTTCCGGTCAGAGCTCCAAAACTCATAGGAGGCATGATGGTGGTTGGAATGTCGACTGAAGAAGCATCAGCATATCTCGCCAAAGTTAATAAGTCTGCGCAAGTTGCCTGCGTTAACAGTCCCCGATCAGTCACGATTTCCGGCCAAGCTGATGCCATTGAGAGTATCGCGAGCGACTTGCGCCAGAAGAACATCTTCACCAAGGTTCTTAACGTTAAAGTTGCTTACCACTCATCTCACATGAAGCTTATCGAGCACGATTATGCTGATTTTCTTGACGACATCGTCGCTAACAAGTGTTTTGAGGGTGTCAAAATGATATCTTCTGTAACGGGCAAACAGGTTACAGGCAGTGAGCTAAATGCTCGGTACTGGGCAGACAACATGGTCTCTCCTGTTCAATACGTTGCAGCCGTTCAGTCGCTAATGAGTGTCCCAGCGGATATCCGTCCAGACATATTGATAGAGCTTAGTCCCGCTGCAGCCCTTCGATCGCCCACGGCTGATATCCTCGGAACTATTAGTGGTGCTTCGAACCTTAGCTACCACTCAGCTCTTGAACGAAAGCAAAACGGAAGAGTGACACTGCTCAGCCTCCTTGGCTCTTTGTGGTCCAGAGGATATCCTATTAACATGAAAAATGTTGTTACAAAGGGCTACCAACAGGCTTCTTTAAGATGTCTCTCAAATTTACCCTCATACTCGTGGAATCACAGCAAGAAATACTGGCATGAGGCCGAACTGAGTCTTGAGAGCCGTATGAGAGAGTACCCTCGAATGGACCTTATTGGAGCCAGGGTCATAGATTCTATTACGCCTTTTGAACCAAGGTGGCGTGGGTTCTTGCGTATCTCGGAAAATCCCTGGATTCGAGACCATCAAGTGCAAAAGACCGTTATCTACCCGGCCTCAGGCATGATTGCAATGGTCTTAGAGGGGGCAAAGCAATTGGCTCAGGATACACAAAATCTTCTAGGCTACGAACTTGTAGATATGAAGATTGAGAAAGCCTTGACCGTCCCCGATACGGCCTATGGTTTGGAAGTATCTCTCAACATCAAGGACGATCCAACAAGTGTAGTCGGCAATGGCGAGATTGGCGGAAAGTCGTTTGCAATTTACTCCAGGCCTCAGGGTCGACCCTGGGACCGACACGCCAGCGGAAGTTTGCGTTTTCACTACAAGGTTGGAAACTGGCAGACTGCTTTTCAATCCTACGAGGAGCGTCAAAGTGTCATGAGTGACGTGTGCAAAGAATCGAGAATTCCACGCCAGCTTTACGAGCATCTTGACTCCATCGGAATGAACTACGGGCCTCTATTTCAAAATATTGTCGAAATTCGCAGAAACGGCAATCAGTGTGTGGCCAGGATCAAAATTCCGGATACCAAATCCAAGATGCCTTGCAAGTTTGAGTATCCACACCTCATCCATCCGACTACTTTGGACTCAATGATTCATACTCTGTTGGCAGTCCAGTCACTTCCCATGGTCCCGGTTTTCGTCAAGAGCCTTTTTGTAACAGCAAACTTGGGTGATGCGCAATCCGGCGAATGCTTCACTGGCTATTCTACAGCCAATGTGACTGGCGTTCGAAACGCAGAAGCAACTATATTCATGAAGCAGACGCAGAAAGATCAATCCTACGTCGTCATCGAAGGGCTACGCTTTGTCGCCCTGGATACCCCATCAGTTGATGAAGGAGGCTTCCTATCCACCAACCGTAATCTCTGCAGCGAGATCTTCTGGAACGAGGATGCAACTTTTGCTCGGCCCAGGTCATATGTCGAGCAAGTCTCTCTTCTAGCTCACAAATACGCAGGATTATCAATCCTTCAGATAGGCGGTGGCTATCATTTGTCGCAAGCGACTCTCAAAGCCATCAGTCCGGGGCAAGACATGGTCCCTCAGCTTTTGAGATACACGATCGTTGGGgcagaaggagatgatgctgcgtCTCAGCTGCTCGCCTCTGTTGAAGATACCCCGCTGCAGCCGTTCATTGAGAAGATATCCGATATTTCAAGCATCAGAAACGACTACCATTTGATTGTAGCCTGCGACAATACTAGGCTTGCTACCGATACCTTGAAAGCGTACCTAAAAGATGGCGGCTTGCTGTTGACGCGAGATTTTGTCATGGAAGAATCGCATGAAATGGAGACATGTGATACCAGGCGTACATTCGGCGGCGAAACAATAGAACATGACACAAGCAATGATGAATCGCTAATCCACCACAGCGGGAGCGAAGACGAGATCATCTTTAAGGTTTATAGGAGCAACAAATCACCGCCCTTAACAAGACCTGTCGTTATTCTCATTCCACGGGAGATGAGCTTGGAGGTAAAAAGCTTTACTGATTCTATCAAaggccttgaagaagctaATGAGCTCTCTTTCGGTGTCTCTATCACCAGTTTCAGTAAAGCATTAGAAGATCCAGCTACTCTCACAGGCAACGTGGTTATTTCGCTGCTTGAATTCTCAGGCTCTCCTCA ATTCATGCTAGAAGCATGCTCTGGATTACTCGGGGGGGCTCAGATGAGCTGCAGGAATCCTCGCGGATCGCCCATCATCGGACTTTTCAGGACTCTCATTTCTGAGGACTCTCTGAAGTCGTTGGCTACTTTCGACTTGGCAGAGGAATCGAAGCTTGGGGATGCCGCCGTTGTGAAGAGTGTATTGCGTCTTCTTGATGTAGCCTTCGACTCCAGATCGTCATCCGTACAGGACACAGAGTTTGCCGAGAGTGACGGGAAAATCTTTATCCCTCGTCTTACTACAGTTCGGCCTATCAACCGTGTCATTGAGGATGAAATTTTATCTTCGAGATTCTCTCAAAGGCCGTTCGCCCTCGGCCCAAGACTTGAGCTTACAATTAACAATCCTAGCATTGGCGAGGATAGTTTATTTTTCGCTGAGTCTGAGCTACAAGATTTGAAACCGGATGAGGTTGAGATTGCTGTCAAAGAGATGCCCCTGACTTTCGCGGATCTCGAAATCGCTCTTGGGAGGGCCAAAGAGTCGAGTATAGGGGTAGACGTCAGGGGCCAGATTACTCGAGTTGGCAGTGAGGTCAAGGGATTGTCTCCAGGCGATAATGTAGTTGCCCTGGCTCCTGACGGCGCAATTCAGAACTTCTTGAGAGTCAAGTCGCAGTTCGTCAAATGTGTCGACGCTGATATTATCCCAAGCTTCCTTATCAGCGCCTATTTTGCCCTCGTTCATGTCGGAAGAATTAAGAGAGGCCGCAAAGTACTGATCCATGCCGGTGCCAGTGCCATTGGGCTCGTTGCAGTGGATTTAGCTGTTGCCATTGGCGCTGAAGTCTTTGCTACCACTGTTGGCCCAGACGTCGAGCGACAGCGAGAGATTTTGGAACGACATGGGGTACCGGAAGATCATGTCCTCGAAGTCAATTCTGGACTTTTCGTCACTAATCTGCTAGGGGCTACTGATGGCAATGGTGTGGACTGCGTCTTTATTCCGACCATGGAAGCGTTTGACGCACAGTTTGACTGTGTTCGAAGAT GCGGCAGCATTGTTCGACTCGCCAACAAGTCTATGGCTCCCACTTCGAGTCGTATGCTACCAACATCAGCGACTGTTGTTAACTGGGATCTTCGTCAGTTTCTCGAGGAAGACTCAGCATTTGTGGCGGAGCTTTTTGACTTGGCGACCCAGTTCGTTAAGAGCGTTGGTTTCAAGCCTTCCTTGTCCACCGAGCTCAAGCAGCCATTTGATATTGGTGCTTTGACAGATGGTCTATTGTGTCTTCAGCAGACACCATATACTGGCTTTATTTCGCTGACTATGGCCGAAAACAACTCAAGCACCGTTTCTGTGTTGAACAAAGATGCGACAAAATCTCTCCAAGAGTCTCTCGATCCCGAAGGGACATATGTATTGGCTGGTGGTCTTGGAGGTCTTGGAAAGAGCATATCTGAGTTGCTTGTAAGCAACGGTGCGAGGCACTTGGCATTCCTTTCGAGATCCGGTGCATCGTCGGGTGCCTCAAAGGCGTTCGTCGAGAACCTTGGGCTCAAGGGAGTTGATGCGCGAGCCTATGCCGTGGATATCTGCGACGGAGCTTCTTTGAACAACTTTGTCAAAAAGACTCTTGCTTCGGAGATGCCACCTATCAAGGGTGTGTTTGTGTGCGCTGCTGTACTCAGGGATTCAGTCTTTGACAACATGACATTTGATGATTGGAATGAGGCCATCAAGCCAAAGACACACGGCTCGTGGAATCTATATCATTCAAtgtctgctgctgggcacGACCCCTTTTACATCCTCCTCGCCAGCTCATCCGGCGTTATCGGCAACCGTGGCCAGGCCAACTATGCTGCGGGCAACAGTTTCCAAGACTCATTTGCAAGGTATTTACGACAGCAAGGGAAGCATGCTGTGGCCATTGACCTTGGCCCAGTCCTGGGAGCCGGGATGCTGGCCGAAAACGAAGAGATCTTGAATACCTTGCGCtccaatggcttctttggcatcCAGCACGAGGACTTCCTCACGGTTGTCAAGCATGCCATTACTGGAGAGATGGCGCCAGGAGTGCCTGTTCCTCCTCAGATAACTGTGGCGGTTGGCACAGGAGGTATTAATGCGCAGATTAACACCCCGGATCCTTACTGGACTCGCACAGCGCTGTATTCATATCTCAACTTGGTTGATATCCCTCCACCAAATCTACACGATGGCAACGGCGGAGCAAGCAGAGACATGAAGTCTATGCTGGCAACTGCTGCGAGCATCGAAGAAGCAGCGTTTATTATCCGCACCGGTATATCTGTCATGCTGGGCAAGGCGATGAACATGCTGCCCTCCGAGATTGATATGAATCAGTCGCTGAATGCGTATGGCGTTGACTCCCTCGTAGCCGTCACGTTTCGAAACTGGATCTTGAATAACTACGGCGTGCAGCTGTCTGTGTTTGACATTCTCGGTGAGGCGCCCATGGTGGAAATGGCGAATACGATTGCGGAAAAGGGAGGGTATGGAGGAGTCAAGACGGAGTGA
- a CDS encoding uncharacterized protein (EggNog:ENOG41~antiSMASH:Cluster_7.2) codes for MGSPDPYLTPLSKLRISKHQIPAHNLIPNSSLHSKPLIIYHSAFVPADASADRIESHVCKIGVVTPQWRYTMYDTTHFHSTTHEVLCVTAGRARLCFGGEHNPGRVESVVGRGDVIVVPAGVGHRLLDDIDRHPFLMVGCYPDGDNWDMCYGSQDEESKISNIKNLPWFSKDPIYGDQGPVLDT; via the coding sequence ATGGGCTCTCCCGACCCCTATCTCACTCCCCTCTCCAAGCTCCGCATCTCCAAACACCAGATCCCAGCTCACAACCTCATCCCCAACTCGTCCCTCCACTCAAAGCCCCTCATCATCTACCACTCCGCCTTTGTCCCTGCAGACGCCTCAGCGGACCGGATCGAATCGCACGTCTGCAAGATTGGCGTCGTCACCCCGCAATGGCGCTATACAATGTATGACACCACGCACTTCCACAGTACAACTCACGAGGTGCTGTGCGTCACGGCTGGCCGTGCGAGGCTCTGTTTTGGAGGCGAGCACAACCCTGGGCGTGTCGAGTCCGTTGTCGGCCGAGGAGACGTGATTGTAGTTCCTGCAGGCGTGGGCCACCGTCTCCTGGATGACATTGATCGCCATCCTTTTCTCATGGTTGGATGCTACCCCGATGGTGACAACTGGGACATGTGCTACGGCAGCCAAGACGAAGAGTCCAAAATAAGCAACATCAAAAATCTACCCTGGTTTAGCAAAGACCCCATCTACGGTGACCAAGGGCCTGTGTTGGATACGTGA
- a CDS encoding uncharacterized protein (EggNog:ENOG41~SMCOG1005:Drug resistance transporter, EmrB/QacA~antiSMASH:Cluster_7.2~TransMembrane:14 (i52-77o89-107i119-138o144-165i177-199o205-227i239-263o275-299i320-342o354-375i387-405o417-440i460-478o524-542i)) encodes MAAEYRVSLSYPNPSLGQMGTGSQTSNSIDDEASRSKFGYGGSQQVKGLQQVVLVVTLLNGLLISTLDTSIVSTSLVTISNDLGDFVNAPWIILAYLLTYMGFAVCISKMSDIYGRKNILALCWVIFSGFSLGCANAKDMTALIVCRAFQGIGASGLYSLTQIALVEVGPVHRPSLIGALIGATLAIAFILGPLLGGLISRLSDWRWLFNLNIPFGLVSILAITSFWPQEEVSHLLSWGAFTSIDFFGGATLLCSSSLLVFAIQQAGSQTFAWSHPIIILAFIISGLSCIAFICWEVILDSKRHRHIEPIFPIRLMLNRVYASGLILTLLTGFSYISLTIVIPERFQIVNGDNALIAGIHLFPLLCACAIGSFLGGAISNRQNNTSYTLIGSSCLQLLGLGLMTTQSRENSTKPSQYAYQALFGLGVGLCFSATTIMTSISTAESSEKATAQGAIAQARVLGGSIGLSICTVIFNIHVNRYLEGHLTEPQLESLHRSPLSGLQLPIDQRDLVKTVYAGAYAEEIKIMACVCSAMVIAAFFTLERHPAPLTRIRSRSEGGRFSKRGNDSETEMISMGDARQTA; translated from the exons ATGGCAGCAGAGTATCGTGTGTCGCTCTCTTATCCGAACCCATCTCTGGGCCAGATGGGGACAGGATCACAAACATCCAACTCTATAGATGACGAGGCTTCTCGCTCAAAATTTGGCTATGGAGGCTCGCAGCAGGTCAAGGGCTTGCAACAGGTGGTCTTGGTCGTAAC GCTACTCAACGGTCTTTTGATCTCGACTCTCGATACGTCGATCGTATCTACGTCTCTGGTCACAATATCGAATGACCTGGGCGATTTTGTCAATGCGCCGTGGATCATATTGGCGTATCTGTTGACATATATGG GATTCGCCGTCTGTATTTCGAAGATGAGCGATATATATGGACGGAAGAACATTCTGGCTCTTTGCTGGGTCATTTTCTCTGGATTTTCCTTGGGCTGTGCCAACGCTAAAGATATGACTGCACT CATCGTGTGTCGTGCATTTCAAGGCATAGGAGCATCGGGGTTATACAGTTTAACGCAAATAGCCCTTGTCGAAGTCGGCCCTGTCCACCGCCCTAGCCTGATCGGAGCCTTGATCGGAGCAACGCTTGCTATTGCCTTTATTCTTGGCCCTCTTCTTGGAGGCCTGATTTCAAGGCTATCTGACTGGAGGTGGCTCTTCAACCTCAA CATCCCCTTTGGACTGGTATCTATCCTCGCCATTACAAGCTTTTGGCCTCAGGAAGAGGTCTCCCATCTGCTCTCCTGGGGGGCTTTTACCAGCATAGACTTTTTCGGTGGCGCTACTCTGCTTTGTAGCTCATCTCTGCTTGTGTTTGCTATTCAACAGGCTGGCTCTCAGACATTTGCATGGTCTCATCCGatcatcatcttggcctttATCATATCTGGCTTAAGCTGCATTGCATTCATATGCTGGGAGGTGATTCTAGATTCGAAGAGGCATCGTCATATTGAGCCGATATTTCCAATTCGCTTAATGTTGAATAGGGTCTATGCTTCAGGTCTCAT ACTTACTCTTCTCACGGGATTTTCATACATCTCTCTCACAATTGTTATACCGGAGCGTTTCCAAATTGTCAATGGTGACAATGCTCTCATAGCCGGCATTCACCTGTTCCCACTTCTTTGTGCCTGCGCGATCGGATCCTTTCTGGGCGGAGCAATATCTAACCGGCAGAATAACACTTCATACACGCTCATTGGGTCATCCTGTCTCCAACTTCTAGGGCTTGGACTGATGACAACACAGTCAAGGGAAAACAGTACAAAGCCGTCTCAGTACGCGTATCAGGCATTGTTCGGATTAGGAGTTGGCCTATGCTTTTCTGCAACGACCATCATGACGAGCATCTCTACTGCCGAGTCAAGCGAGAAGGCTACCGCACAGGGTGCCATTGCTCAGGCCCGAGTGTTGGGGGGCAGCATAGGGCTTTCCATCTGCACGGTCATATTTAATATTCACGTTAACCGATATCTAGAAGGACACTTGACCGAACCACAGCTTGAAAGCCTTCATCGATCGCCGTTGTCAGGACTGCAACTACCCATCGACCAGCGAGATCTAGTTAAGACCGTCTATGCTGGGGCATATGCTGAGGAGATCAAAATCATGGCCTGTGTTTGTTCAGCCATGGTGATTGCCGCTTTTTTCACCCTGGAAAGGCACCCTGCGCCACTAACGAGAATAAGGTCGAGATCAGAAGGAGGCCGATTTTCGAAGCGTGGGAATGACTCAGAGACGGAAATGATTAGCATGGGCGATGCCCGTCAGACTGCATGA